The following proteins are co-located in the Palaemon carinicauda isolate YSFRI2023 chromosome 3, ASM3689809v2, whole genome shotgun sequence genome:
- the LOC137636180 gene encoding hepatitis A virus cellular receptor 1-like, giving the protein MPVDPTLQLTVPVDPTLQCTVQVDPTLEHTVQVDPALQCTVQIDPTLECPVPDNPSIYCTRSVTVDPTLQRTVLVDPTLPRTGQIDPTLKHTVQVDTTLQRTLPVDPTSQRIVLFDPTLQRTVPVDPTLQSTVHVELTLQSTVQIDPTFQCTVLVDLILQRTVPVDPTLQRTMAVDMTL; this is encoded by the exons ATGCCGGTTGATCCTACATTACAGCtaaccgtgccggttgaccctacactTCAGTGCACCGTGCAGGTTGATCCTACATTAGAGCACACCGTGCAGGTTGACCCTGCACTTCAGTGCACCGTGCAGATTGACCCTACATTAGAGTGCCCTGTGCCTGATAACCCTTCAATATATTGCACG CGCTCCGTgacggttgaccctacattacagcgcactGTGTTGGTTGACCCTACATTACCGCGGACGGGTCAGATTGACCCTACATTAAAGCACACCGTCCAGGTTGACACTACATTACAGCGTACTTTGCCTGTTGACCCTACATCCCAGCGAATTGTTCTgtttgaccctacattacagcgcactgtgccggttgaccctacattacagagCACCGTGCATGTTGAGCTTACATTACAGAGCACTGTGCAGATTGACCCTACATTTCAGTGCACCGTGCTGGTTGACCTTatattacagcgcaccgtgccggttgaccccaCATTACAGCGCACCATGGCGGTTGACATGACATTATAG
- the LOC137636187 gene encoding hepatitis A virus cellular receptor 1-like, with protein sequence MLVDPTLQRTVPVEPTLQPSVQVNPTLQCTVLFDPTLQCTVSVDLTLKRTVPANPILQCTVSVGPTLLRTLPVHPTVDPTLQRTVPVNPSIHCTVQVYPTLQCTVPVEPTLQCTVPVDPTFQRTIPVNNSLQHIVQVHPTLQRTVPVDPTLQRTIPVNNSLQHIVQVDPTLQRTVPVDPTLQRTVQVDPTLLCTLPVYPTLQRTMQVDLTLQLTVPVDPTLKRTVQVSHTLQLTVPGDLILQHNVHVDTTLQRTVPVDPTLQPSVPVESALQRTVPVNPTLQLTVEVDPTSQRTVPVDPTLQSTVQVDPTLQRNV encoded by the exons ATGTtagttgaccctacattacagcgcaccgtaCCAGTTGAGCCTACATTACAGCCCTCGGTGCAAGTTAACCCTACACTACAGTGCACTGTGCTGTTTGACCCTACATTACAGTGCACCGTGTCCGTTGACCTTACATTAAAGCGTACCGTGCCTGCTAACCCTATACTACAGTGCACCGTGTCGGTTGGCCCTACACTACTGCGCACCCTGCCTGTTCATCCTACA gttgaccctacattacagcgcaccgtgcctgTTAACCCTTCAATACATTGCACGGTACAGGTTTACCCTACATTACAGTGCACAGTGCCTGTTGAACCTACATTACagtgcaccgtgccggttgaccctacatttCAGCGCACCATACCGGTGAACAATTCATTACAGCACATTGTGCAAGTTCaccctacattacagcgcactgtgccggttgaccctacattacagcgcaccATACCGGTGAACAATTCATTACAGCACATTGTGCAAGTTGACCCTACACTACAGCGCActgtgccggttgaccctacattacagcgcactGTGCAGGTTGACCCTACATTATTGTGCACCTTGCCGGTTTaccctacattacagcgcaccATGCAGGTTGATCTTACATTACAGctcaccgtgccggttgaccctacattaaAGCGCACCGTGCAGGTTAGCCATACATTACAGCTCACCGTGCCGGGTGACCTTATATTACAGCACAATGTGCATGTTGATACTACATTACAGCGCacagtgccggttgaccctacattacagcccTCTGTGCCAGTTGAAtctgcattacagcgcaccgtgccagtTAACCCAACATTACAGCTCACCGTGGAGGTTGACCCTACAtcacagcgcaccgtgccggttgaccctacattacagagCACTGTGCAAGTTGACCCTACACTACAGCGCAACGTGTAg